From the genome of Methanobacterium formicicum:
CCTAAAAATACCAGAAAAACCAGTGGATTATCTCTTATCCATGTTTCAGCATTAATTTTTGTATCAAATGGATAGCTGAAGATAAGCACGGGGATTAACATTATTAACAGGAGTAGGACAGGACCTATCCAAGTAATGATAAGATTCAGAAGATATCTCCACCACTGGTTTTTGCCCAGATAGGCGTTGTCTAAAAAGGTTATTCTATCCATGATAACCTAACCAATTCATCTTTTTATGGGATATAAATGTTTAATAAGGGACTTAAGGACTTATCTAATAGGTATTAAATTGAATCCGGCACAGGTTTGTCCTAAGGTATATGTTTCCTAACTATAGAACACATTGTAATATCCATTTAATATATATTAATATTTTGATAGTTTGTGGATCGGTATTTCTAGGGGATAATCCTGAGAAGAAATGTGAAAAAATAGGGATATATCCTTAAATTCATCTTTAAAAACTAGAACTGGTTTAAATTTAATTTTAGCGCCGGGACTGGGATTTGAACCCAGGGTGAGCACTGCTCATAGGATTTCGAATCCTACGCCTTACCTGACTAGACTATCCCGGCAATTGCACTACTTAAATTGAACCCTATCCCCATTAATATTTTTGGTTCTTGCAAATTTTTGGTTCTTGTCAATCCCAAGATTTATATACTCAATTGAACATCTATTCATATGAACATATGTATTAAAATCTTCGTAAACTTGATTCCAACACCAAATGGATTCAAAAAAATCACCAAGTTAACCAGTTTATATAGAGGAATTTCTCATGTCCAAAGATCAACATAATCAACAGTGTAAAACGGATGAAAACTCGTCTGAAATATGTACCTGCTGCGGGGGAGATGTTTTCCAAGAAAAAGAACCATTATGGAAACAAAAATCCCTAAAAATCATCGTAACCTCGGCCATAATTTTTGCCCTGGGGATAGTGCTGGAGAATCTCCTGGGCCAGGGGCTACTGGCCGAGGTTGCCTTCCTAGCAGTGGTGGCCGTTGCTGGATTTGAAATAATTCAAAGTGCATTTAAGGGATTATTAAAGCTCAGATTCAACATGAGTTTCTTAATAACCATTGCTGCTGCCGGGGCATTCCTTATTGGTCATGGTGAAGAGGGTGCGGCAGTGATGTTTCTGTTCTATGTGGCCGAGTTTTTAGAGGACTATGCCAGTGAAAGAGCACGTAGCTCAATAGCAGCCCTGCTTAAATTGGCACCTGAAACTGCCCATGTTGTTAGAAATGGCGGAGAAATTGAAATACATACTCATGCCGTGGACCTGGGGGAGAAAGTGGTAGTTCGTGCTGGTGACAAGATACCTTTAGATGGATTGGTGGTCAAAGGACAATCCGCAGTGGATCAGTCTCCCCTAACTGGGGAAAGCATGCCCGTCACCAAAAAAGAAGGTGATGAAGTTTTTGCCGGTACCATCAACTGTGAGGGTTACCTGGAAATTATGGTGTCCCGTAAATCAGATGAAACTGTTATATCCCGAATAATAGAACTAGTTCGCCAATCTAAAGATAAAAAATCCAAAACAGAAGCCTTTATTGATAGATTCGCCACTTACTACACTCCCAGTGTTATTCTGGTGGCGGTAACTGTGGCGGTGGTACCACCTTTCTTCCTGGGAATGTCCTTTGAGGAATGGTTCTACCGGGCCCTGGTTTTACTGGTGGTATCCTGTCCCTGTGCCCTGGCCATTTCTACCCCAGTTTCCATGGTTTCAGGGATAACTGCAGCTACTAGAAAGGGTGTTCTCATAAAAGGTGGGGAATATGTGGAGGAAATGAAAAATGTGAAGGCCATGGTCTTTGACAAAACCGGGACATTGACCGAAGGACTCCTGGAAGTAGCAGAGATAGTTCCCTTCAATGGTAATTCCCACCAGGATATCTTGCAACTGGCTGCTTCCCTGGAACTACATTCCAAACATCCCCTGGCCAAAGCCATAGTCAAAAAGGCAGAAGATGAAAATATCCAACTGAAAGACGTTACCAACTTTAAATCCACGGCTGGTGCCGGATTAAAGGGCGAAATTCAGGGAAAAATGTTTTATTTAGGGAATAAAACCTTTATTAAGCAGTTAAATCCTCTAAATGGTGAAGATATTCTGGGTAAAGAGGTCCGGGGAAAATTAAAAGAATATGATTCAGAGGGTAAAACCACGGTTCTCCTGGGAAAGGGACAGGAAATTATGGGATTAATGGTTCTAATGGATCGCATCAGGGATAGTGCCCTGGAGACAGTTACCTTCCTTAAAAACAATGGGATTAAGACCATCATGCTCACTGGAGATAACGAGGGTACTGCCTGCCGGGTGGCCACCCAGTTAGGTCTGGATGAATACCACCATAGTTTACTACCGGAAGATAAGGTGAATAAGATTGATGAACTGGCACAACAATATGGAAATGTGGCCATGGTGGGAGACGGAGTTAATGATGCTCCTGCACTGGCAAAAGCCAATATAGGAATTGCTATGGGGGCAGTTGGTTCAGATGTGGCCATTGAAACCGCCGATGTGGCACTGATGCACGATGATCTATCCCAATTGGAATATCTGGTGAAACTGAGCAGAAAAACCATGGGTGTGGTCCAGCAGAATGTGGTCCTTTCCATTGTGGTTAAAAGTTCATTTGCCCTTTTTGCAGTTCTAGGATTGATCACCCTGTGGATGGCAGTGGGTATCGGGGATATG
Proteins encoded in this window:
- a CDS encoding heavy metal translocating P-type ATPase, giving the protein MSKDQHNQQCKTDENSSEICTCCGGDVFQEKEPLWKQKSLKIIVTSAIIFALGIVLENLLGQGLLAEVAFLAVVAVAGFEIIQSAFKGLLKLRFNMSFLITIAAAGAFLIGHGEEGAAVMFLFYVAEFLEDYASERARSSIAALLKLAPETAHVVRNGGEIEIHTHAVDLGEKVVVRAGDKIPLDGLVVKGQSAVDQSPLTGESMPVTKKEGDEVFAGTINCEGYLEIMVSRKSDETVISRIIELVRQSKDKKSKTEAFIDRFATYYTPSVILVAVTVAVVPPFFLGMSFEEWFYRALVLLVVSCPCALAISTPVSMVSGITAATRKGVLIKGGEYVEEMKNVKAMVFDKTGTLTEGLLEVAEIVPFNGNSHQDILQLAASLELHSKHPLAKAIVKKAEDENIQLKDVTNFKSTAGAGLKGEIQGKMFYLGNKTFIKQLNPLNGEDILGKEVRGKLKEYDSEGKTTVLLGKGQEIMGLMVLMDRIRDSALETVTFLKNNGIKTIMLTGDNEGTACRVATQLGLDEYHHSLLPEDKVNKIDELAQQYGNVAMVGDGVNDAPALAKANIGIAMGAVGSDVAIETADVALMHDDLSQLEYLVKLSRKTMGVVQQNVVLSIVVKSSFALFAVLGLITLWMAVGIGDMGLSLAVILNALRIGVAKAY